The Populus nigra chromosome 19, ddPopNigr1.1, whole genome shotgun sequence genome includes a window with the following:
- the LOC133680085 gene encoding BEL1-like homeodomain protein 1: MATYFHGSSEIQAAAAPSDGIQTLYLMNPNYLSSYSDSTQQQHQQQPPNMIFFNPSSSTAASNNGLHTGNLPHGPPQNHHFVGIPLAAPSSNITSLTPDSHSRPSLHGVVPSHVHYNIWGSIDQNSVATACESSAANDVVSPQVGFRRPVAVSPGRQGLSLSLSSQQAPTPPTLYNRAISNKHHEIQAMHPHVSVVSSGDEIRVSGNSPSSVSAVSNGVSGLQNMVLGSRYLRATQELLDEAVNVGKDLIKSGLIEGISSKEKMKMTKESITGDGSSGGEAYAANRGAELTTAHRQELQMKKGKLVNMLDEVEQRYRQYYHQMQVVVSSFEQASGFGAAKSYTALALQTISKQFRSLKDTISSQIRAASKSLGEEDCIGAKVEGSRLRYVDHQLRQQRALQQLGMVQHNAWRPQRGLPERAVSVLRAWLFEHFLHPYPKDSDKHMLAKQTGLTRSQVSNWFINARVRLWKPMVEEMYAEEIKEQEKTGSEENANKNENKESRSHSSAPGESSTLHMDQRKGVLHSKQPEKLRNQNASPPRFSYPAISMSPMGAPLQQQAGFTLIGPAEMEGISHRSSKKPSSDMQNSPSSILSMDMDVKQGETSREISANFGGERLIKDGYPLITSSGGFGAYPMGDLGRFNLEQMTPRFSGNSVSLSLGLPHCENLSLSGTQQNYLSNQNINQLGGRRLEIGSGTEPDFSGINTSQNSHSSTGFESIEIQNRKRFPAQLLPDFVA; this comes from the exons ATGGCAACGTACTTTCATGGAAGCTCAGAAATCCAAGCAGCAGCTGCACCATCTGATGGGATCCAGACACTTTATCTTATGAACCCTAACTACCTCTCTTCTTACTCTGATTCGACTCAACAGCAGCACCAACAACAGCCCCCTAACATGATCTTCTTTAACCCCAGTAGTAGTACTGCCGCTTCCAATAATGGCCTTCACACCGGAAACCTTCCTCATGGCCCCCCGCAGAACCACCACTTTGTCGGCATCCCACTTGCTGCACCCTCCTCCAATATCACTTCTCTTACTCCAGACAGTCACAGCCGTCCGTCCCTACATGGGGTTGTCCCTAGTCATGTTCACTATAACATTTGGGGTTCAATAGATCAGAATTCGGTCGCAACAGCCTGTGAGTCTAGTGCGGCCAATGATGTCGTGTCGCCGCAGGTGGGTTTtcggaggccggtggcggtgtctCCTGGAAGGCAAGGGTTATCTCTAAGCCTTTCGTCTCAGCAAGCACCGACACCACCGACACTGTATAATAGGGCTATAAGCAATAAACATCATGAGATTCAAGCAATGCATCCTCATGTTTCGGTTGTGTCTTCAGGTGATGAAATCAGAGTTTCTGGGAACTCTCCGTCGTCTGTTTCGGCAGTGTCGAATGGGGTTTCCGGTTTGCAAAACATGGTTTTGGGATCCAGGTACCTGAGAGCTACACAGGAGTTGCTTGATGAAGCTGTTAATGTTGGGAAAGACCTAATAAAGAGTGGCTTGATAGAAGGAATTAGTTCGAaagagaagatgaagatgacTAAAGAATCTATAACTGGAGATGGATCTAGTGGTGGTGAAGCTTATGCTGCTAATCGTGGAGCTGAGCTGACGACAGCCCATAGGCAGGAGCTGCAAATGAAGAAGGGAAAGCTTGTAAACATGCTCGACGAG GTGGAACAAAGATACAGGCAATACTACCACCAAATGCAAGTAGTAGTTTCCTCGTTCGAGCAAGCATCAGGATTTGGTGCAGCGAAATCATACACTGCCCTGGCATTACAGACTATCTCAAAGCAATTCAGGAGTCTTAAAGACACAATTTCTTCGCAAATCAGAGCCGCAAGCAAGAGTTTGGGTGAAGAGGATTGCATAGGAGCAAAGGTTGAAGGTTCAAGACTAAGGTACGTGGATCATCAGCTTCGACAACAGCGAGCACTACAACAATTGGGAATGGTCCAACATAATGCTTGGAGACCCCAGAGAGGATTGCCGGAACGTGCTGTTTCCGTTCTTCGCGCCTGGCTCTTTGAGCACTTCCTTCACCC ATATCCCAAAGATTCTGATAAGCACATGCTTGCAAAACAAACAGGGCTTACTAGGAGCCAG GTGTCTAATTGGTTTATAAATGCTCGGGTTCGGCTGTGGAAGCCAATGGTTGAGGAAATGTACGCCGAGGAAATCAAGGAGCAAGAGAAAACTGGTTCTGAGGagaatgcaaataaaaatgagaacaaGGAGTCGAGGTCTCATTCTAGCGCACCAGGAGAGAGCAGTACACTTCATATGGATCAACGTAAGGGAGTACTTCACTCGAAACAACCCGAAAAACTCAGGAACCAGAATGCTTCTCCTCCAAGATTTTCATACCCCGCAATCTCAATGTCTCCCATGGGAGCACCCCTTCAACAGCAAGCTGGTTTTACCCTTATTGGACCAGCTGAAATGGAAGGCATTTCTCATAGAAGCTCAAAGAAACCGAGTAGTGACATGCAGAATTCTCCAAGCAGTATCCTCTCCATGGACATGGACGTGAAACAAGGTGAGACAAGTAGGGAAATCAGTGCGAATTTTGGTGGTGAAAGGTTAATCAAGGATGGCTATCCTTTAATAACTAGCAGTGGTGGATTTGGAGCATATCCAATGGGAGATCTTGGGAGGTTTAACCTTGAGCAGATGACACCAAGATTTAGTGGAAACAGTGTTTCCCTTAGTCTTGGTCTACCACATTGTGAGAACCTTTCTCTCTCAGGAACTCAACAAAACTACCTCTCGAACCAGAACATTAATCAGCTCGGTGGAAGAAGACTAGAAATTGGAAGCGGTACTGAACCTGACTTTTCTGGGATTAACACCTCACAAAATTCTCACTCCAGCACTGGTTTTGAGAGCattgaaatccaaaacagaaagaGGTTTCCTGCACAATTATTGCCAGATTTTGTGGCCTGA